From a single Brassica rapa cultivar Chiifu-401-42 chromosome A01, CAAS_Brap_v3.01, whole genome shotgun sequence genomic region:
- the LOC103854413 gene encoding protein DMP7: MEETQPLLIASLPEAPRKPKSKVQKMARKAFKGTAHLSNLLPTGSVMGFQIMCPVLSHQGQCPTIASRWLTCFLVFVCAVSCFLLSFTDSFRDPRGKVRYGLATRSGLSVMEGTITLTDEEKEKYKLRFLDFVHAFMSMLVFFAISMIDQNVIRCLFPVPSEDIKELLTSLPIIIGVICGGFFLVCPTRRHGIGSPLTKE, translated from the exons ATGGAGGAAACACAGCCGTTGTTGATAGCTTCATTGCCTGAGGCACCAAGAAAGCCGAAATCAAAAGTACAGAAAATGGCGAGGAAAGCATTCAAAGGAACAGCCCATCTCTCTAATCTCCTCCCGACCGGTTCGGTAATGGGTTTTCAAATAATGTGTCCTGTCCTATCTCATCAGGGTCAGTGTCCGACCATCGCCAGTCGCTGGCTCACCTGCTTCCTCGTCTTCGTCTGCGCCGtctcttgcttcctcctttcctTCACCGACTCCTTCAGAGACCCACGCGGCAAG GTCAGGTACGGCTTGGCGACGCGGAGTGGTTTATCTGTGATGGAAGGAACGATTACTCTAACGGACGAGGAGAAGGAGAAGTATAAGCTCAGGTTTCTTGATTTTGTGCATGCATTCATGTCCATGCTCGTCTTCTTTGCCATCTCCATGATTGATCAGAACGTGATCCGTTGTTTATTCCCCGTTCCTTCCGAAGACATCAAAGAGCTTCTCACTAGCTTGCCTATCATCATCGGCGTTATATGCGGCGGCTTCTTCCTCGTGTGCCCCACTCGCCGTCACGGCATTGGATCTCCACTCACCAAAGAATAA
- the LOC103854406 gene encoding dnaJ homolog subfamily B member 13, translating to MGVDYYKVLQVDRSASDDDLKKAYRKLAMKWHPDKNPTNKKEAEAKFKQISEAYDVLSDPQKRAVFDQYGEEGLKGNVPPPNAAGGSSYFSAGDGPSSFRFNPRSADDIFAEFFGFSTPFGGGGAGGSPFGGGGGAGGSGIGQRFASRIFGDDMYGSSFGEGGHPHHHHGAARKVAPIENKLPCSLEDLYKGTTKKMKISREIADISGRTTQTEEILTIGVKPGWKKGTKITFPEKGNEHPGVIPADLVFIIDEKPHPVFTRDGNDLIFTQKISLAEALTGYTVNITTLDGRTLTIPITNVIHPEYEEVVPKEGMPLQKDQTKKGNLRIKFNIKFPARLTAEQKAGFKKLLG from the exons atgGGTGTGGATTACTACAAAGTTCTACAGGTTGATAGAAGCGCCAGCGACGATGACCTTAAGAAAGCTTACAGGAAACTCGCTATGAAGTGGCATCCCGACAAGAACCCTACCAACAAAAAAGAGGCCGAGGCTAAGTTCAAGCAGATCTCTGAAGCCTACGAT GTTCTTAGCGATCCTCAGAAGAGAGCTGTTTTTGATCAATACGGCGAGGAAGGGTTAAAAGGGAACGTGCCACCTCCCAACGCCGCTGGTGGATCTTCCTACTTCTCAGCAGGAGATGGGCCTTCATCTTTCAGGTTCAACCCGAGAAGCGCTGATGATATATTCGCTGAGTTTTTCGGTTTTTCTACTCCCTTTGGTGGAGGAGGCGCTGGTGGCAGCCCGTttggtggaggaggaggtgcTGGTGGCAGTGGAATAGGGCAGAGGTTCGCTAGCCGCATCTTTGGTGATGATATGTATGGCAGCTCGTTCGGTGAAGGAGGACACCCTCATCATCATCACGGTGCAGCTAGGAAAGTGGCTCCAATAGAGAACAAGCTTCCTTGTAGCCTTGAAGATCTCTACAAAGGAACcaccaagaagatgaagatctcCAGGGAGATTGCTGATATCAGCGG GAGAACAACGCAAACAGAAGAGATTCTAACGATTGGAGTGAAACCAGGATGGAAGAAAGGCACAAAGATCACATTCCCCGAGAAAGGCAACGAACATCCCGGGGTGATTCCAGCTGATCTCGTCTTCATCATCGATGAGAAACCCCATCCGGTGTTCACACGTGATGGCAACGACTTGATCTTCACACAGAAGATCTCACTAGCCGAAGCCTTAACAGGCTACACCGTCAACATAACGACCCTTGATGGTAGGACACTTACGATCCCCATCACAAACGTTATCCATCCAGAGTACGAAGAGGTGGTGCCTAAAGAGGGAATGCCACTTCAGAAAGATCAGACAAAGAAAGGGAACTTGAGGATCAAGTTCAACATCAAGTTTCCAGCTAGGTTAACTGCAGAACAGAAAGCTGGTTTCAAGAAGCTTCTTGGTTGA
- the LOC103854417 gene encoding 26S proteasome non-ATPase regulatory subunit 2 homolog A, with product MAPVPDPNNVGGGAKRDEATTKVPSKDPKKKDDKKEDDLSEEDLELKQNLELYVERVQDPNPELQKAALESMRQEIRASTSSMTSVPKPLKFLRPHYGTLKELHKNMADSDLKKLLADILSVLALTMSAEGERESLGYRLTGSGGDIGSWGHEYVRNLAGEIAEEYTMRQSEEASVEDLMDLVKQIVAFHMKHNAETEAVDLLMDVEDLDLLLAHVDRTNFRRTCNYLTSSAKFLPGPDDMLVLDIAYMIYMKFEEYPNALQVALFLDNMQYVKQVFTSCSDLLRKKQFCYMISRHGITVELDSEMVADKDDRDMLQDIVNNTKLSEGYLTLARDIEVMEAKTPEDIYKAHLLDGRASSGPSVDSARQNLAATFVNAFVNAGFGQDKLMTVPSDAASGTAGNWLFKNKEHGKTSAAASLGMILLWDVDAGLTQLDKYFHSTDNPVLAGALLGVGINNCGIKSDCDPALALLGEYIDNEDSSVRIGAIMGLGIAYAGSQNDQLRSSLSPILNDAKAPLDVIAFAALSLGMIYVGSCNEEVAQSIIFALMDRSEAQLGDALTRFLPLGLGLLYLGKQESVEATAEVSKTFNEKIRKYCDMTLLSCAYAGTGNVLKVQDLLAQCGEHLEKGDIHQGPAVLGIAMVAMSEELGLDMAIRSLERVLQYGEQNIRRAVPLALGLLCISNPKVNVMDTLSRLSHDTDSEVAMAAIISLGLIGAGTNNARIAGMLRNLSSYYYKDASLLFCVRIAQGFVHMGKGLLTLSPFHSERLLLSPTALAGIVTLLHACLDMKSIILGKYHYVLYFIVLAMQPRMMLTVDENLKPISVPVRVGQAVDVVGQAGRPKTITGFQTHSTPVLLAAGERAELATDKYIPLSPILEGFIILKENPDYREE from the exons ATGGCTCCAGTTCCGGATCCGAACAACGTTGGTGGTGGTGCGAAGCGGGATGAAGCTACGACGAAGGTTCCTTCTAAGGATCCCAAGAAGAAGGATGATAAGAAGGAGGACGATCTC TCTGAAGAGGACTTGGAACTAAAGCAGAATCTGGAGCTTTATGTTGAGAGGGTTCAGGACCCCAATCCTGAGTTGCAGAAGGCCGCTCTTGAAAGCATGAG gCAGGAAATTCGTGCCTCAACAAGCTCCATGACTTCAGTTCCCAAACCCCTCAAGTTTCTCCGTCCTCATTATGGAACTCTTAAGGAGTTACATAAAAATATGGCGGACTCTGATCTCAAG AAATTGTTGGCTGATATACTGTCGGTTCTGGCCCTGACCATGTCTGCTGAGGGTGAAAGG GAAAGCTTAGGATATAGGTTAACTGGATCAGGAGGTGACATCGGATCGTGGGGTCACGAGTATGTCAGGAATTTGGCCGGCGAGATTGCAGAAGAGTATACAATGCGTCAG AGTGAGGAGGCCTCCGTTGAGGACTTAATGGATCTTGTGAAGCAAATTGTTGCATTTCACATGAAG CACAATGCAGAAACCGAAGCTGTTGACCTTTTAATGGATGTTGAGGATCTTGATCTCTTACTTGCGCATGTAGACCGCACAAATTTCAGGAGGACGTGCAACTATCTCACGAGTTCAGCAAA atTCCTTCCAGGACCGGATGACATGCTGGTTTTAGATATTGCTTACATGATCTACATGAAGTTTGAGGAATATCCAAACGCTCTGCAAGTTGCACTATTTCTTGATAACATGCAG TATGTGAAGCAAGTATTTACCTCATGCTCTGATCTGCTAAGAAAGAAACAGTTCTGCTACATGATTTCACGCCAT GGCATCACCGTTGAGCTCGACTCTGAGATGGTTGCAGATAAGGATGACAGAGACATGCTGCAGGATATTGTTAACAACACCAAGTTAAGTGAAGGATATCTGACGCTTGCAAGGGATATTGAGGTCATGGAGGCCAAGACGCCTGAAGACATCTACAAG GCTCACTTGCTTGATGGCAGAGCTAGCTCTGGCCCAAGTGTGGATTCTGCTAGACAAAATCTAGCTGCGACGTTTGTGAATGCATTTGTAAATGCTGGTTTCGGCCAG GACAAACTAATGACAGTACCATCAGACGCAGCTAGTGGAACTGCTGGAAACTGGCTCTTCAAAAATAAAGAACATGGCAAGACCAGTGCAGCTGCTAGCCTG GGTATGATTCTACTGTGGGATGTGGACGCCGGACTTACCCAACTTGACAAATATTTTCATAGCACTGATAATCCCGTCCTTGCTGGAGCTCTGCTAGGTGTTGGGATTAATAATTGTGGCATTAAGAGTGATTGTGATCCT GCATTGGCCCTTCTTGGAGAATATATTGATAACGAGGATTCATCTGTCCGAATTGGTGCTATTATGGGTCTCGGGATTGCATATGCCGGTTCCCAAAATGATCAG TTAAGAAGCAGCTTGTCTCCGATACTGAATGACGCAAAAGCACCTCTCGATGTGATTGCTTTTGCAGCACTTAGTTTGGGGATGATTTATGTTGGTTCGTGTAACGAAGAGGTTGCCCAATCTATTATATTTGCTTTGATGGATCGGAGTGAGGCACAACTTGGTGATGCTCTTACTCGTTTCTTGCCTCTTGGTCTTGGACTTTTGTACCTTGGCAAACAG GAAAGTGTGGAGGCTACCGCGGAGGTTTCAAAGACATTCAATGAGAAAATCAGAAAGTATTGTGATATGACACTTCTTTCCTGTGCGTATGCTGGAACCGGGAATGTCCTTAAG GTCCAAGACCTTCTGGCTCAGTGTGGAGAGCATCTGGAGAAAGGTGATATCCACCAGGGCCCAGCTGTTCTTGGAATAGCGATGGTTGCTATGTCTGAAGAGTTGGGTCTTGATATGGCGATCCGTTCTCTGGAGCGCGTGCTACAGTATGGAGAACAAAACATTAGGCGTGCAGTGCCTTTGGCCCTTGGTCTCCTATGTATATCAAACCCAAAG GTTAATGTTATGGACACCTTGAGCCGGCTTAGCCATGACACAGATTCAGAAGTTGCAATG GCTGCGATAATTTCCCTTGGTTTGATTGGCGCTGGGACCAACAATGCAAGGATTGCTGGCATGCTTAGAAATCTATCCAGCTATTATTACAAGGATGCCAGCCTTCTCTTCTGT GTGCGTATTGCTCAAGGATTTGTGCATATGGGAAAAGGTCTCTTAACTCTCAGTCCCTTCCACTCGGAACGGCTCTTGCTATCCCC AACGGCGCTTGCTGGTATAGTGACATTGTTGCATGCATGCCTTGACATGAAATCCATCATACTGGGGAAATACCATTATGTTCTCTACTTCATCGTTTTGGCGATGCAG CCAAGAATGATGCTGACGGTGGATGAGAACCTGAAACCCATCTCGGTACCAGTGCGGGTGGGACAAGCGGTTGACGTTGTGGGACAGGCAGGTCGACCAAAGACAATCACTGGGTTCCAAACACACTCCACACCTGTTCTCCTTGCTGCTGGGGAGAGAGCCGAACTCGCAACAGACAA GTACATTCCATTGTCTCCCATACTAGAAGGTTTCATCATATTGAAAGAGAATCCAGACTACAGAGAGGAGTGA
- the LOC103854420 gene encoding PAMP-induced secreted peptide 1, which translates to MRRVSWSTVLIVVMIVSLLVVEHVVLPAEAGRVLTEKLGDGSATVIRVERMKSTVDYWFQRLASGPSPSGRGH; encoded by the coding sequence ATGAGGAGAGTTAGCTGGTCTACTGTTTTGATCGTGGTGATGATAGTGTCGTTGTTGGTGGTAGAACACGTGGTGCTTCCCGCAGAGGCAGGGAGGGTTCTAACGGAGAAGTTGGGAGACGGAAGTGCGACAGTGATAAGGGTGGAGAGGATGAAGTCAACGGTGGATTACTGGTTTCAGCGTTTGGCTTCGGGTCCGAGTCCAAGTGGTCGCGGCcattaa